The following nucleotide sequence is from Flavobacterium sp. N1736.
TGAAACGCCCTTTTTGAGTTCAATAGTTCTGTGTTTCTATGTGTTAAAAATAATTATACCCAATGTTTTAAAATAGAAAAAATGAAAACTAACGTATTACATATTTTTCTTTTAGTGCTTTTTTCTGTGTTTGTTAACGGACAGGAAAAAGTAGATGCTTCAGGTTTTAAACCTTACAGCTCATCAGTGTTTGATTCTAAAGACACCGCTTTAAGCATCGTATCATCTATGAATAAAAAAAACACAGATCAATTGCAATTAGAACAAGTACAGCAATTTTCGCAAGGCGTAATAATTCAGCAAATAGGCAATTACAATGCAGCAAGAACAGACGTTGAAGCGGCAAAAGTTACTGTTTCGGTTTTTCAAAAAGGAGACTTTAATAATCTGTTATTAGTCAAAGATGCCAGAACAATAACACAGGTGATAGCCCAAGAAGGTGAAAATAATAGTATTTCAGATTATTCTTTCAGAACCAATCTTGACATAAAAACAGAGATGATTCAAAATGGTAATAATCAGAAAATACAAAGTTATGGCTCAAATTCTATTTCAAAAGATATGAAAATTACACAAAACGGAAATGGAGATTCAGTCATTATTCTAAACAAATTAAACTAAACAAATGCAGTTTTTATTACGATACATCCTGAGTTTTTTGCTTGTCAGTACTGTTTTAACGGGACAGAATCCGGTTCCGCAAAATCAGGTAAAAGCAAAAATTGATGTAGAGAAAATAGAAGATAACTTTAAAATTACAGGTATGGCAGAAAACCTTACCGATGTTATTAAAAGTGCTTCATATAGATTATCTGTAATAAAAAATAATGATAAAAATAATAATCAGTCTAATAATGCCCAAATCGGGCTTTTTACACTGGAACCAAATGAAGTGAAAAAATTATCGACCACTCAGATAAATGTGAGTACAGATGATGAAGTGATTGTATTGCTATTGTTTTATGACGAAGACAAAGAAATAATAGCAAAAGACAGAGTGGTTCTGGGTGAAAAAAAAAAGATGATGTAATAATTATTCCCGTAGACGGATTTGAGTTAAAAGGTATCATAACTGATGATACAAAAACCAAAATGGGAAAAGACTTCTACGATAAGTATTATTACAAATACAATGATATTGGAATAAATGCAAAAAAAATAGTTGTAATAACCGAAGAATATAGTTTTGGAAGAAATACAAAAATAACCGTTTCCATAGAGAACACAGTTATCTATGATTTTTTAGTACGCCCGGACGATGAATTTCTTGAAGCTGTAGCTCAGGAATCAATCAACGCAACTATTTATTATTTGAAAGATTTAGAAAAACAACGCAAATATTTCACTCAGTATTAATTTTATTATTAAGGTCATGAAATTTATTTTAAGCCTCGTATTATTCTTTCTGCTTTCACCTTTTATCAGATCACAAGCATTGGTTTACAAACCCGTAAATCCTGCTTTTGGAGGTGATACTTTTAATTATCAGTGGCTCCTGAGCAGCGCTGAATCTCAAAATAAATTAAAAGATAATACAGCAGTAACACCACAAAAAACAGAACTGGAACAATTTAAAGCAAGTTTAAATGCCCAGTTATTAAGTCAGATTTCAAGCTCACTTTATAAACAGCAATTTGGAACAGATGGTTTGTCTGCC
It contains:
- a CDS encoding curli production assembly/transport component CsgF, which gives rise to MKFILSLVLFFLLSPFIRSQALVYKPVNPAFGGDTFNYQWLLSSAESQNKLKDNTAVTPQKTELEQFKASLNAQLLSQISSSLYKQQFGTDGLSAGSYTFGSYSVDIFPSSEGLSVNILDTNTGEQTQVIIPNKQ
- a CDS encoding CsgE family curli-type amyloid fiber assembly protein codes for the protein MTDDTKTKMGKDFYDKYYYKYNDIGINAKKIVVITEEYSFGRNTKITVSIENTVIYDFLVRPDDEFLEAVAQESINATIYYLKDLEKQRKYFTQY
- the csgH gene encoding curli-like amyloid fiber formation chaperone CsgH — protein: MQFLLRYILSFLLVSTVLTGQNPVPQNQVKAKIDVEKIEDNFKITGMAENLTDVIKSASYRLSVIKNNDKNNNQSNNAQIGLFTLEPNEVKKLSTTQINVSTDDEVIVLLLFYDEDKEIIAKDRVVLGEKKKMM